A single region of the Mycobacterium avium subsp. avium genome encodes:
- a CDS encoding sulfotransferase family protein, translated as MSTDTPSAVDYRAVRSPDDVLRLAQQRSGLHEIDSDSWREGLAILLDEIHSSPLVTDSGREYLISNFARVLASRLEVHDYAKRHPEVREQEIKRPLVTLGMPRTGTTVISYLLGEDPARRSLLHWECIHPVPPATTATLKSDPRCLALLEEQQAMLKMVRKAKVAIPHWEDADGPTEDMFIHAADFKALSWESWQPTARYSEWLIGEADMTSTYEYQKLVLQILQSKAPGTWNLKMPSHAVHIETLLTVFPDVRMIWAHRDPFKATGSLCNLLMMPQQVVMREADIDRRALGRKATDQMRAHVTRPLRVRERIGDDRFFDMYYSEMMRDPISVMRSLYDWAGDELTDDTVQRMRRWLAEHPQDRFGSAAYSLEQYGLTVDGIRPVFDEYLAAFDIELEGTP; from the coding sequence ATGAGCACCGACACGCCGTCCGCGGTGGATTACCGTGCGGTCCGCAGCCCCGATGACGTCCTGCGCCTCGCGCAGCAGCGCAGCGGTTTACACGAAATCGATTCCGATTCCTGGCGCGAAGGATTGGCGATCCTGCTCGACGAAATTCACTCCTCGCCGCTGGTCACCGACTCCGGTCGCGAATACCTGATCAGCAACTTCGCGCGGGTCCTCGCGAGCCGCCTGGAAGTGCACGACTACGCGAAGCGCCACCCCGAAGTGCGCGAGCAGGAGATCAAACGGCCCCTCGTCACCCTTGGGATGCCGCGCACAGGTACCACCGTGATCAGCTATTTACTGGGCGAAGACCCGGCACGCCGCTCGCTGCTGCACTGGGAGTGCATCCACCCGGTGCCGCCCGCGACCACTGCAACTTTGAAGAGTGATCCGCGATGCTTGGCCCTCCTTGAAGAGCAGCAGGCGATGCTGAAGATGGTGCGGAAGGCCAAAGTTGCCATCCCGCACTGGGAAGACGCCGATGGTCCGACCGAGGACATGTTCATCCACGCCGCCGATTTCAAGGCCCTGTCGTGGGAATCATGGCAGCCCACTGCTCGATACTCCGAGTGGCTCATCGGCGAAGCGGACATGACGAGCACTTACGAGTATCAGAAGTTGGTGCTGCAAATCCTGCAGTCGAAGGCGCCTGGCACCTGGAACTTGAAAATGCCGTCGCATGCGGTGCACATCGAAACCCTGCTGACCGTATTCCCCGACGTGCGTATGATTTGGGCCCATCGTGACCCGTTCAAGGCCACGGGTTCGCTGTGCAACCTGCTGATGATGCCCCAGCAGGTGGTGATGCGTGAAGCAGACATCGACCGCCGCGCGCTCGGCCGCAAGGCCACGGATCAGATGCGCGCGCACGTCACCCGCCCGCTTCGAGTCCGCGAGCGCATCGGAGATGACCGCTTCTTCGACATGTACTACTCGGAGATGATGCGTGATCCGATTTCAGTGATGCGCAGTCTGTACGACTGGGCCGGCGATGAACTCACCGATGACACCGTTCAGCGGATGCGTCGATGGCTTGCCGAACATCCTCAAGATCGGTTCGGTTCTGCCGCCTACTCATTGGAGCAGTACGGCTTGACCGTCGACGGGATCCGGCCCGTGTTCGACGAGTACTTAGCCGCCTTCGACATCGAACTTGAAGGGACTCCGTGA
- a CDS encoding MaoC family dehydratase: protein MTSTVDRTTTRAWNSINVGEEVTPMDVPVTTTLIVAGAIASRDYMPVHHDRDFANSQGSKDIFLNILTTNGLCVKFLHDWAGPEAMIKKLSIRLGVPAYPNDPMRFTGSVTDKSSADGEGFIEVTFRGANSLGDHVSGTAVLSLLEGVDA from the coding sequence ATGACCTCCACCGTCGACCGCACCACCACGCGCGCATGGAATTCCATCAACGTGGGCGAGGAAGTCACCCCGATGGACGTCCCGGTGACCACCACACTGATCGTCGCCGGGGCCATCGCGTCCCGCGACTACATGCCCGTGCACCATGACCGCGACTTTGCGAATTCCCAGGGATCCAAAGACATTTTCTTGAACATCCTGACGACTAATGGGCTTTGCGTGAAGTTCCTTCATGACTGGGCGGGCCCCGAGGCGATGATCAAAAAGTTGTCCATTCGCCTCGGCGTCCCGGCCTACCCGAATGATCCGATGCGCTTCACCGGATCGGTCACGGACAAATCGTCGGCCGACGGCGAAGGATTCATCGAGGTCACGTTCAGGGGCGCCAACAGCCTCGGCGACCACGTCTCGGGAACCGCGGTGCTCAGCCTGCTCGAAGGCGTGGATGCATGA
- a CDS encoding SDR family NAD(P)-dependent oxidoreductase → MPGTGANISGRRRVLVTGAATGIGAAIVDVFVNSGADVVATFHEAPAPERSPASWLRCDVTSVNSVDETVDAAAAAMGGLDAVIHAAGLWLPGIAGTITDADIDRLVSINVRGTIHVNQAAHRIMQGSGGRIINFGSAEAVMGSPISAVYAATKGAVHAWTRSAAKAWGSEGITVNAIAPAMQTPGADRLRSFLGPEGSAFMDENLKLAIPLRGALGDPATDLAPLLVFLVGEGSGFITGQLLAVDGGLIMLGA, encoded by the coding sequence ATGCCCGGGACAGGTGCGAACATATCCGGTCGCAGACGAGTCTTGGTTACCGGCGCGGCCACGGGCATCGGCGCGGCCATCGTCGACGTCTTCGTGAATTCCGGCGCCGACGTTGTCGCCACCTTCCATGAGGCGCCGGCTCCCGAGCGATCCCCAGCCTCCTGGCTTCGCTGCGACGTCACCAGTGTCAACAGCGTGGACGAGACGGTCGACGCAGCGGCGGCAGCCATGGGGGGCTTGGACGCCGTCATTCATGCCGCCGGCCTGTGGCTACCGGGCATCGCGGGAACGATTACCGACGCGGACATCGATCGGCTCGTGTCGATCAATGTGCGCGGGACCATTCACGTCAATCAAGCCGCTCACCGCATCATGCAGGGCTCAGGAGGCCGGATCATCAATTTCGGCTCCGCAGAAGCGGTCATGGGCAGTCCCATCTCGGCGGTCTACGCGGCCACGAAGGGAGCGGTACACGCGTGGACGCGCTCCGCCGCCAAGGCCTGGGGCAGTGAAGGCATCACCGTGAACGCGATCGCGCCGGCGATGCAGACGCCCGGAGCCGACCGCCTGCGTAGCTTTCTCGGTCCGGAAGGTTCGGCGTTCATGGACGAGAACCTGAAGTTGGCCATCCCATTGCGCGGAGCCCTCGGCGACCCGGCCACAGACCTTGCTCCGCTGCTGGTTTTCCTAGTCGGCGAGGGGTCTGGATTCATCACCGGCCAACTGCTCGCCGTCGATGGCGGCCTCATCATGCTGGGCGCCTGA
- a CDS encoding lipid-transfer protein, which yields MNRGSCGIGGKAALVGIGQTEFSKESGRSEMQLACEAVKAAIGDAGLRPADIDGMVTFSVDDNEEIEVARNVGIRELTFFTRVPHGGGAAAGTVMQAAMAVATGVAEAVVCYRAFNERSGFRFGGAGRQPGVTPLWMAPYAPFGFMTPAAWVALHAQRYMTTYGVTNADFGKISVIDRKHAANNPDAWFYQKPITLEQHQQSRWIIEPVLRLLDCCQESDGGVAMVVTSVERARDLAKPPAVITAAAQGAAYDGEVMTSYYREEITGLPEMGVVGDKLWRDSGLKPQDISTAFLYDHFTPFVFTQLEELGFCGRGEAKDFVSVEELSLGGRMPINTNGGLLGEAYIHGMNGITEGVRQVRGTSHNQVDNVEHVLVTSGTGVPTSGLILAPDR from the coding sequence ATGAACAGGGGCTCCTGCGGGATTGGCGGCAAGGCCGCGCTCGTCGGGATCGGGCAAACCGAGTTCTCCAAGGAATCGGGCCGCAGCGAGATGCAACTGGCCTGCGAGGCAGTCAAAGCCGCCATAGGCGACGCCGGTCTTCGTCCCGCCGACATCGACGGCATGGTCACCTTCAGCGTCGACGACAACGAGGAGATCGAGGTCGCCCGCAATGTCGGGATCCGGGAGCTGACGTTCTTCACCAGGGTCCCCCACGGCGGTGGCGCCGCCGCGGGAACGGTGATGCAGGCCGCGATGGCGGTCGCGACGGGCGTGGCGGAGGCGGTGGTGTGCTACCGAGCGTTCAACGAGCGCTCCGGGTTCCGCTTCGGTGGCGCCGGCCGTCAGCCGGGAGTGACGCCGCTGTGGATGGCTCCCTATGCGCCGTTCGGGTTCATGACGCCGGCCGCCTGGGTCGCGTTACACGCGCAGCGCTATATGACCACATACGGCGTCACCAACGCCGATTTCGGGAAGATCTCGGTCATCGACCGCAAGCACGCCGCGAACAACCCCGACGCCTGGTTCTACCAGAAGCCGATAACCCTTGAGCAGCACCAACAATCGCGGTGGATCATCGAGCCCGTGCTGAGGCTGCTCGACTGTTGTCAGGAAAGCGACGGGGGTGTCGCCATGGTGGTGACGAGCGTCGAGCGCGCCCGCGACCTGGCCAAGCCGCCCGCCGTCATCACGGCCGCCGCGCAAGGAGCCGCCTACGACGGCGAGGTGATGACCAGCTACTACCGCGAGGAGATCACCGGCCTGCCCGAAATGGGAGTCGTTGGCGACAAGCTGTGGCGGGATTCCGGTCTTAAACCGCAAGACATTTCGACGGCTTTCCTCTACGACCACTTCACGCCTTTCGTCTTCACTCAACTCGAGGAGCTCGGATTCTGCGGCCGCGGGGAAGCCAAGGACTTCGTCTCGGTTGAAGAACTGTCGCTGGGCGGCCGGATGCCGATCAACACCAACGGCGGGTTGCTCGGCGAGGCTTACATTCACGGCATGAACGGCATCACCGAGGGCGTCCGACAGGTGCGCGGCACGTCCCACAATCAGGTGGACAACGTCGAACACGTGCTGGTCACGTCGGGTACAGGCGTTCCGACGAGCGGACTGATCCTCGCGCCCGATCGCTGA
- a CDS encoding acyl-CoA dehydrogenase family protein has protein sequence MDFSFTEEQETVGKVARQLFEHRATTEHLTELESGEIRFDPALWRELAASDLLGIALPESVGGSGGSFLDLGVLLAEVGWSVAPVPVYATLVLGADTIARHGDSTTQRRYLPKVVDGSTILTAALAEPGSSDPAAPRTTARPDGDAWILDGVKELVPAAQLADAIVVSARADDGPGLFVVETATEGVVVTPAITTNGEPYADVEFAGAVALRLNEAGGRDAVDSLYTRALVGLCAMQVGVTERALKIAASYTGEREQFGRPIGSFQAVQQRLADAFIDVEAIRWTTWHAAWLIAEGRPAAREAAIAKFWAAEAGARVVASAQQVHGGMGIDVTYPLHRYFLWAKQIELSLGSAPQQLARLGATYPEGNA, from the coding sequence ATGGATTTTTCCTTCACCGAAGAACAAGAGACCGTCGGCAAGGTGGCCCGCCAGCTCTTCGAGCACCGCGCCACCACCGAGCACCTCACCGAGTTGGAATCGGGCGAGATTCGTTTCGACCCCGCACTGTGGCGTGAGCTGGCGGCGTCGGACTTGCTGGGCATCGCGCTACCCGAATCGGTTGGCGGCAGCGGTGGCAGCTTCCTCGACCTCGGCGTGCTGCTCGCGGAAGTGGGCTGGAGTGTTGCGCCGGTGCCGGTCTATGCGACCCTGGTGCTCGGCGCGGATACGATTGCGCGGCACGGTGACTCGACCACTCAGCGACGGTACCTACCGAAGGTGGTGGACGGAAGCACGATACTGACCGCCGCGCTCGCCGAACCGGGAAGCTCCGACCCGGCCGCCCCACGCACCACCGCACGGCCCGATGGCGACGCCTGGATCCTGGACGGCGTCAAGGAACTCGTGCCCGCAGCGCAGCTTGCCGACGCCATCGTGGTTTCGGCACGCGCGGACGACGGACCGGGCCTGTTCGTCGTCGAGACGGCCACCGAGGGCGTCGTCGTCACACCGGCAATCACCACCAACGGTGAGCCCTACGCCGACGTCGAGTTCGCTGGGGCCGTCGCGCTCCGACTCAACGAGGCCGGTGGCCGGGATGCCGTCGACTCGCTGTACACCAGGGCGCTCGTCGGACTGTGCGCCATGCAGGTCGGGGTGACCGAGCGCGCGTTGAAGATCGCGGCGTCCTACACCGGCGAGCGCGAGCAGTTCGGCAGGCCGATCGGCTCATTTCAGGCCGTGCAGCAGCGGTTGGCCGATGCATTCATCGACGTCGAGGCGATTCGGTGGACCACCTGGCACGCGGCGTGGCTGATCGCGGAAGGCCGACCCGCCGCCCGCGAGGCCGCCATCGCCAAATTCTGGGCCGCCGAGGCGGGTGCACGGGTCGTCGCATCAGCCCAACAGGTCCACGGCGGCATGGGCATCGACGTCACCTACCCGCTTCATCGCTATTTCCTGTGGGCCAAGCAGATCGAGCTCTCGCTCGGCTCTGCCCCCCAACAACTCGCCCGGCTCGGCGCGACATACCCGGAAGGAAACGCATGA
- a CDS encoding sugar phosphate isomerase/epimerase family protein, which produces MDRLGIEFLSIFGMPPLEFISLTAELGCHYISTALYGVPLPELGYPTYSLKDDTRLRREVIAALADTGVKISLGEGLLILPERDSASLAADLDLMAELGAQKVNVVSFEPDLRRSCDEFAAITEMAAQRGMSTVTEVVPGFTIGDLRTGMTVVEYVDRPEFRLLIDTMHIARLGTRPADLAEIPAACIGYIQLSDTTMTSRFDDYNFEAMNERLVPGAGEVPLKEYLAELPRDVVVGLEMPQREAALAGTGAAERLRPGIEAARQLLASI; this is translated from the coding sequence ATGGACCGGCTGGGCATCGAATTCCTGAGCATCTTCGGCATGCCGCCACTCGAATTCATCTCTCTCACTGCGGAGTTGGGCTGCCACTACATCTCCACGGCGCTGTACGGGGTGCCGCTGCCCGAATTGGGTTACCCGACGTATTCGCTCAAGGACGACACACGTCTGCGGCGCGAGGTGATCGCCGCCCTGGCCGATACCGGTGTGAAAATCTCGTTGGGCGAGGGACTGCTGATCCTGCCCGAACGCGACTCCGCCAGTCTGGCAGCCGATCTCGACCTGATGGCCGAGCTCGGCGCCCAGAAGGTCAATGTCGTGAGCTTCGAACCCGATCTACGCCGAAGCTGCGACGAGTTCGCCGCGATCACCGAGATGGCTGCCCAGCGTGGAATGAGTACAGTCACGGAGGTCGTGCCGGGCTTCACCATCGGAGACCTCCGCACGGGCATGACGGTGGTCGAGTACGTCGACCGGCCCGAATTCCGCCTGCTGATCGACACCATGCACATCGCCCGGTTGGGCACGCGACCCGCAGACCTCGCAGAAATTCCGGCGGCCTGCATCGGATACATCCAGCTGTCCGATACCACTATGACCAGCCGATTCGACGACTACAACTTCGAGGCCATGAACGAGCGACTGGTCCCCGGCGCCGGTGAGGTGCCCCTCAAGGAGTACCTGGCCGAGCTCCCCAGGGACGTCGTCGTCGGCCTGGAGATGCCGCAACGCGAGGCGGCCCTCGCCGGTACCGGGGCAGCCGAGCGACTGCGTCCCGGCATCGAAGCGGCGCGGCAACTACTCGCGTCCATCTGA
- a CDS encoding SDR family NAD(P)-dependent oxidoreductase, which produces MNAVTFDFAGAKVLVTGGTSGIGQEIATQFAKAGAAVTITGTRASTEDYDDDLSAFTYRQCQIRDEKSVDDLAASLGELDILVNNAGGPFPEWKDEWTPEGFALSLTQNLFGAMRLTMACEGLLKSSTAPGGANVVNTTSMSAFRSAILSPGYGSSKAALTALTWNLARRWCNDGIRVNAVAPGLIHTRLSDPGINLPQVVDVEIGFHTPLGRPGKPEDCWAAVLFLCSEPARYITGATIAVDGGYLTV; this is translated from the coding sequence ATGAACGCGGTCACCTTCGACTTCGCCGGCGCCAAGGTTCTCGTCACCGGTGGCACGAGCGGCATCGGACAGGAGATTGCCACCCAATTCGCCAAAGCGGGTGCCGCCGTGACCATCACCGGGACCCGTGCCTCCACCGAAGACTATGACGATGACCTGAGCGCATTCACCTACCGGCAATGCCAGATCCGCGACGAAAAATCAGTCGACGACCTCGCCGCGTCGCTTGGAGAACTGGACATCCTGGTCAACAACGCGGGCGGTCCATTCCCGGAGTGGAAGGATGAATGGACCCCCGAGGGCTTCGCCCTATCCCTGACGCAGAACCTCTTCGGAGCGATGCGTTTGACTATGGCATGCGAGGGTCTGCTCAAGAGCAGCACGGCACCCGGCGGAGCCAACGTCGTCAACACCACCTCGATGTCGGCCTTCCGCTCGGCGATCCTGTCACCGGGATATGGATCGTCGAAAGCGGCACTCACCGCACTGACGTGGAATCTCGCGCGACGCTGGTGCAACGACGGCATCCGCGTCAACGCCGTCGCACCTGGCCTCATCCACACGCGACTGAGCGACCCCGGTATCAATCTCCCGCAAGTCGTCGATGTTGAAATCGGATTCCATACTCCGCTCGGGCGTCCAGGAAAGCCTGAAGACTGTTGGGCGGCAGTGCTTTTCCTGTGCAGTGAACCGGCCCGGTACATCACTGGGGCCACCATCGCCGTCGACGGAGGGTACCTGACGGTATGA
- a CDS encoding alkyl sulfatase dimerization domain-containing protein: protein MGSIHHRRPGVEAIAAASGQPATSLGDGIWMSPGVSNTYAVETGSGRIIINTGVFYEGPLHRDAYQAVPGPTHTIIVTQGHADHWGGAAALRDPDTAVVMHANYYYWRDDNERLMPARVRNTAFAFEKFTRATLEHLKDVDMSLFDMSFPEPTITFDRHLGLNVGGRQVDLHWTPGGETTDALVAWLPDSRVLFTGNLFGPLFGHVPNLVTIRGDRYRDPIQYIEALDLVLSLQPDRLITGHFDPIEGADLIATEVTAMRDAMQWVHDRVIDAMVSGSDIYSLMNEIRLPERFDVGEGYGRTTWNSRAIWELYGGWFHHRSTTELFPIPPWSVAPDVVAAAGAERLVAAARSRLDAGQAVEALHLTDLILAGDDTNAAAKDVAIAAHERLLSDADNFWVKAWIQHSIKGLSA, encoded by the coding sequence ATGGGGTCAATTCATCACCGCCGACCCGGCGTCGAGGCGATTGCTGCCGCATCGGGTCAGCCAGCGACGTCGCTGGGCGATGGCATCTGGATGTCACCGGGAGTGTCGAACACCTATGCCGTAGAGACCGGCAGCGGGCGGATCATCATCAACACCGGAGTTTTCTACGAGGGGCCACTGCATCGCGACGCCTACCAGGCGGTGCCGGGGCCGACCCACACGATCATCGTCACGCAGGGCCACGCTGATCACTGGGGCGGAGCGGCCGCGCTCCGAGACCCGGACACGGCGGTGGTGATGCACGCCAACTATTACTACTGGCGCGACGACAACGAACGACTAATGCCGGCCCGTGTGCGCAACACCGCCTTCGCCTTCGAGAAATTCACCAGGGCAACCCTCGAACACCTCAAGGACGTCGACATGTCGCTCTTCGACATGTCTTTTCCTGAACCGACTATCACGTTCGATCGTCACCTGGGTCTGAACGTCGGCGGGAGGCAAGTGGACCTGCACTGGACGCCCGGAGGCGAAACCACCGATGCACTGGTCGCATGGTTACCAGACAGCCGAGTCCTGTTCACCGGTAACCTGTTTGGCCCGCTGTTCGGTCACGTGCCAAATCTCGTGACGATCCGCGGTGATCGGTATCGCGATCCGATCCAGTACATCGAGGCGCTCGATCTGGTGCTGTCCCTGCAGCCCGATCGCCTCATCACCGGGCACTTTGACCCCATCGAAGGTGCCGACCTTATCGCGACCGAGGTCACCGCCATGCGCGATGCCATGCAGTGGGTACACGACCGCGTCATCGATGCCATGGTGTCGGGCTCCGATATCTACAGCCTGATGAACGAAATCCGGCTGCCCGAACGTTTCGACGTCGGCGAGGGTTATGGGCGGACCACGTGGAACTCCCGCGCCATCTGGGAGCTCTACGGCGGCTGGTTCCACCACCGCTCCACCACCGAGCTGTTCCCCATCCCGCCGTGGTCGGTCGCGCCGGACGTCGTGGCGGCCGCTGGCGCCGAACGGCTCGTCGCGGCCGCCCGCTCGCGTTTAGACGCCGGCCAGGCGGTCGAGGCGCTGCACCTAACCGATCTAATTCTGGCCGGCGACGACACCAACGCGGCCGCCAAGGACGTCGCCATTGCCGCACACGAGCGTCTGCTCAGCGATGCAGACAACTTCTGGGTGAAGGCCTGGATCCAGCACTCCATCAAAGGATTATCGGCATGA
- a CDS encoding TetR/AcrR family transcriptional regulator: MTYATAVDTREVLISAAFACFRTHGLRKTTIVDIARVADVSRSTFYEYFRDKETIVESCAEAASQRFYRRLATAIDRHGGSTLEEKLTRAGVFVAQARRVVEPESYFDQDEVSLMLTKNASTLLRECSEFLAPYVSAARLTGEVRGDLDIRSATEWFARMLFSLFTTPSPYLDMGDDDVVADFVRAHVVRGFLSDGLKRR, from the coding sequence ATGACGTACGCGACGGCGGTCGACACCCGCGAGGTGCTCATCTCGGCTGCGTTCGCCTGTTTCCGCACGCACGGGTTGCGGAAGACGACGATCGTCGACATCGCACGTGTCGCGGATGTGTCCAGGAGCACGTTCTACGAGTACTTCCGGGACAAGGAGACGATCGTCGAAAGCTGTGCGGAGGCGGCGTCCCAGCGCTTCTATCGCAGGCTGGCCACGGCGATCGATCGGCACGGCGGCAGCACGCTGGAGGAAAAGCTAACGCGTGCAGGCGTTTTCGTCGCTCAGGCGCGCCGAGTCGTGGAGCCCGAATCGTATTTCGACCAGGACGAGGTCAGCTTGATGTTGACCAAGAATGCGTCGACCCTCCTGCGGGAATGCAGCGAGTTTCTCGCACCGTATGTCTCCGCGGCGCGGCTGACCGGCGAGGTCCGCGGTGACCTTGACATCCGGTCGGCGACCGAGTGGTTCGCGCGGATGTTGTTCTCGTTGTTCACCACCCCGTCGCCCTATCTCGACATGGGCGACGACGACGTGGTCGCCGACTTCGTCCGTGCCCACGTCGTGCGGGGATTCCTGAGTGACGGACTCAAGAGGCGCTAG
- a CDS encoding Zn-ribbon domain-containing OB-fold protein, whose protein sequence is MATRLAPSISPDTEFFWSGLKDHKLLIQRCADCRTLRVPPRPMCGNCQSLNWDSIESTGRGTVYSFVMPQYPPLPFLQYPYVVALIELDEGVRIVSNLCDIEPAAIDVGMPVEVFYETFEAIPSGDELVLHQFRPAR, encoded by the coding sequence ATGGCGACCAGACTTGCTCCGTCGATCAGCCCGGACACCGAATTCTTCTGGTCGGGCCTCAAGGACCACAAGCTGCTGATCCAGCGCTGCGCCGACTGCAGGACGTTGCGGGTGCCGCCCCGCCCGATGTGCGGAAATTGCCAGTCGCTCAACTGGGATTCCATCGAATCAACCGGGCGCGGAACGGTTTACAGCTTCGTGATGCCGCAATACCCGCCGCTCCCCTTCCTCCAATACCCCTACGTCGTGGCACTGATCGAGCTCGACGAAGGTGTGCGCATCGTGTCGAACCTGTGCGATATCGAACCGGCGGCCATCGACGTCGGTATGCCCGTCGAGGTCTTCTACGAGACGTTCGAAGCAATCCCGAGCGGGGACGAGCTGGTGCTGCACCAGTTCCGGCCCGCCCGCTGA
- a CDS encoding helix-turn-helix domain-containing protein has protein sequence MTPSVTLDSQPRQSVSPPTDRVVAVMSLLGGAPDRCFTVTEVGRALEISRATAHAVLNALAVHDWVIRDPETGQFSCGPAIEALARPSGAGRRLVRARLAGLATELQMQVLLVRRNGTDMTVIETAGQTATAAQVGLGFHIPFLAPFGREFVAWADDQTHGAWLARLKSARPEFRSRMDEVLADVRDRGYAIERLSPEWLRVHTALQALSGHGDIDIVTTSLATAIADGTVVDFLTAELPPGQLNEVAMVMAPVRNSDGAVVMSVSAIPFASLEATAVKELGQRMCHAAAELETVIARYEAT, from the coding sequence ATGACACCGAGCGTAACCTTGGATTCCCAACCGCGTCAATCCGTTTCGCCACCCACCGATCGGGTGGTCGCCGTCATGAGCCTGCTGGGTGGTGCCCCCGACCGTTGCTTCACGGTGACCGAAGTCGGCCGAGCGTTGGAGATCAGCAGAGCGACCGCACACGCAGTGCTGAATGCATTGGCCGTTCACGACTGGGTAATCCGGGACCCCGAGACCGGTCAATTCAGTTGCGGCCCGGCCATCGAGGCATTGGCTCGTCCTTCCGGAGCAGGACGACGGCTCGTGCGGGCCCGCCTGGCCGGACTGGCGACTGAACTTCAGATGCAAGTTCTGCTGGTACGGCGCAACGGAACCGACATGACGGTGATCGAGACCGCCGGCCAGACGGCGACGGCTGCCCAGGTAGGCCTTGGCTTCCACATCCCGTTCCTGGCCCCTTTCGGCCGCGAGTTCGTCGCGTGGGCCGATGACCAAACGCATGGAGCTTGGCTCGCACGCTTGAAATCGGCGAGGCCCGAATTTCGTTCTCGCATGGACGAAGTACTGGCCGACGTACGCGACCGCGGCTACGCCATCGAGCGTCTGAGCCCTGAATGGCTGCGGGTGCACACTGCGCTTCAAGCGCTGAGCGGGCATGGTGACATCGACATCGTGACCACCAGCCTCGCCACTGCCATCGCCGACGGCACCGTGGTCGACTTCCTAACCGCGGAGCTTCCCCCTGGCCAATTGAATGAAGTGGCCATGGTGATGGCCCCGGTGCGGAACAGCGACGGCGCGGTCGTCATGTCGGTCTCGGCGATCCCCTTCGCGTCGCTGGAAGCGACCGCCGTGAAGGAGTTAGGTCAGCGAATGTGTCACGCCGCCGCCGAACTCGAAACGGTCATTGCTCGCTACGAGGCGACGTAA